Proteins found in one Nerophis lumbriciformis linkage group LG27, RoL_Nlum_v2.1, whole genome shotgun sequence genomic segment:
- the LOC133624558 gene encoding glutaryl-CoA dehydrogenase, mitochondrial-like, whose amino-acid sequence MALRSITRLLSNTPKCAAVLVCRAQGTAAAIHKDAEEVKKASKGAKVSFNWRDALDLEGQLTEEEIMIRDSFRNYCQEKLMPRILMANRHEHFHREIVSEMGELGVLGPTIKGYGCAGTSYVAYGLIAREVERVDSGYRSVMSVQSSLVMHPINAYGTEAQKEKYIPRLARGEILGCFGLTEPNHGSDPSGMETKATYNPSSATFTISGAKTWITNSPVADIAVVWAKCEDGKVRGFILERGMKGFATPKIEGKFSLRASATGMILMDEVEVPQENLLPNVSGLAGPFGCLNNARYGIAWGALGAAEFCFHAARQYTLDRIQFGVPLARNQLMQKKMADMLTEITIGLQSCLSLGRLIDEKKAAPEMISMLKRNSCGKALDIARQARDMLGGNGIADEYHIIRHVLNLEAVNTYEGTHDIHALILGRAITGLQSFTVGK is encoded by the exons ATGGCTCTCCGAAGTATCACCCGTCTGCTGTCCAACACCCCAAAGTGTGCAGCTGTCCTTGTGTGTAGAGCCCAAGGTACAGCTGCTGCCATTCACAAAG ATGCCGAGGAAGTAAAAAAGGCTTCTAAGGGAG CTAAAGTGTCATTCAACTGGCGTGACGCTCTGGACCTGGAGGGTCAGCTGACGGAGGAGGAGATTATGATCCGGGACTCCTTCCGCAACTACTGCCAAGAAAAACTCATGCCACGCATCCTTATGGCCAACAGACACGAAC ATTTCCACCGTGAGATTGTCTCCGAAATGGGAGAATTGGGTGTCCTAGGCCCCACTATTAAAG GTTATGGCTGTGCGGGAACAAGTTATGTGGCTTACGGCTTGATTGCCAGAGAGGTGGAGAGAGTTGACAGTGGTTATCGCTCAGTCATGAGTGTCCAGTCTTCACTGGTAATGCACCCTATCAACGCCTACGGCACAGAGGCCCAGAAGGAGAAATACATTCCCAGGCTTG CACGTGGTGAAATCCTTGGTTGTTTTGGCTTGACGGAGCCAAACCATGGCAGTGATCCCAGCGGTATGGAGACCAAGGCCACCTACAACCCATCCAGTGCTACCTTCACCATCAGCGGAGCCAAAACATG GATCACTAATTCCCCTGTCGCAGACATCGCAGTGGTGTGGGCCAAGTGTGAAGACGGAAAGGTGCGTGGCTTCATCCTGGAGCGTGGCATGAAGGGGTTCGCCACTCCAAAGATAGAAGGCAAGTTCTCACTGAGGGCCTCTGCCACTGGAATGATCCTCATGGATGAAGTAGAAGTTCCCCAGGAGAACCTGCTGCCAAACGTCTCTGGTCTGGCT GGTCCCTTTGGCTGTCTCAACAATGCTCGTTATGGCATTGCATGGGGAGCCCTGGGAGCAGCTGAATTTTGTTTCCATGCAGCGAGACAATACACTCTGGACAG AATCCAATTTGGGGTGCCACTGGCCAGGAACCAGCTTATGCAAAAGAAAATGGCAGACATGTTGACGGAGATCACCATTGGACTACAATCATGCTTGTCCCTGGGAAGACTAATTGATGAGAAGAA AGCAGCTCCAGAGATGATCTCCATGCTGAAAAGAAATAGCTGTGGCAAAGCTTTGGATATCGCAAGACAAGCCAGGGATATGTTGGGAGGAAACGGGATCGCTGATGAGTATCACATCATCCGCCATGTTTTGAACCTCGAGGCTGTTAACACCTATGAGG GAACTCATGACATCCATGCCTTGATTCTTGGCAGAGCAATAACTGGACTACAGTCTTTTACAGTCGGAAAGTAG
- the syce2 gene encoding synaptonemal complex central element protein 2 isoform X1, with product MDFFFDELPLHSTQKVGCADPQMVKETEPGPSVSRPDIQEENSNSIVNDISTRVQDLVQKVHDRRTSDQKEIEDFQETILEKVLTKKKSCVAVDSKIYQGGLPKVTEMCQQMKQDMYIAYEENSVVMEVKLQELTEVLERCSVLQNELLEASSVLANIRENLAIDQPSQPAT from the exons ATGGACTTTTTCTTCGACGAACTTCCCTTACATTCAACCCAGAAAGTGGGATGTGCAGATCCACAAATG GTAAAAGAGACAGAGCCTGGGCCAAGTGTGAGCAGGCCTGACATTCAAGAGGAGAATTCCAA CTCCATTGTGAATGACATCAGCACAAGAGTGCAGGATCTGGTGCAGAAGGTTCACGACCGCCGCACCAGTGACCAGAAAGAAATCGAAGACTTTCAAGAGACAATACTGGAGAAggtattgactaaaaaaaaaagttgtgtagcTGTAGATAGCAAAATTTATCAAGGTGGCCTTCCAAAGGTGACCGAGATGTGCCAGCAGATGAAGCAGGACATGTACATAGCCTATGAAGAAAACAGTGTTGTGATGGAGGTGAAGCTGCAGGAGTTGACTGAGGTACTAGAGAGATGCTCAGTTCTCCAAAATGAGCTCCTGGAAGCCAGTAGCGTACTGGCAAACATTCGAGAGAACCTCGCCATCGACCAGCCGTCACAACCGGCAACATAA
- the syce2 gene encoding synaptonemal complex central element protein 2 isoform X2, translating to MDFFFDELPLHSTQKVGCADPQMVKETEPGPSVSRPDIQEENSNSIVNDISTRVQDLVQKVHDRRTSDQKEIEDFQETILEKVTEMCQQMKQDMYIAYEENSVVMEVKLQELTEVLERCSVLQNELLEASSVLANIRENLAIDQPSQPAT from the exons ATGGACTTTTTCTTCGACGAACTTCCCTTACATTCAACCCAGAAAGTGGGATGTGCAGATCCACAAATG GTAAAAGAGACAGAGCCTGGGCCAAGTGTGAGCAGGCCTGACATTCAAGAGGAGAATTCCAA CTCCATTGTGAATGACATCAGCACAAGAGTGCAGGATCTGGTGCAGAAGGTTCACGACCGCCGCACCAGTGACCAGAAAGAAATCGAAGACTTTCAAGAGACAATACTGGAGAAg GTGACCGAGATGTGCCAGCAGATGAAGCAGGACATGTACATAGCCTATGAAGAAAACAGTGTTGTGATGGAGGTGAAGCTGCAGGAGTTGACTGAGGTACTAGAGAGATGCTCAGTTCTCCAAAATGAGCTCCTGGAAGCCAGTAGCGTACTGGCAAACATTCGAGAGAACCTCGCCATCGACCAGCCGTCACAACCGGCAACATAA